The Candidatus Binataceae bacterium genome has a segment encoding these proteins:
- the tatA gene encoding twin-arginine translocase TatA/TatE family subunit, with protein sequence MDLFAPWHLLIILLIILVIFGPSKLGDIGGALGKGIKDFKRAMNEPDEASKPAAAKAEEPKPSDVKPS encoded by the coding sequence ATGGATCTATTCGCCCCATGGCATCTGCTGATCATCCTGCTGATCATCCTGGTGATTTTTGGTCCGAGTAAGCTCGGCGATATCGGCGGCGCGCTCGGTAAAGGCATAAAGGACTTCAAACGCGCGATGAACGAGCCCGACGAGGCCAGCAAGCCGGCGGCAGCCAAAGCCGAAGAACCCAAGCCCAGCGATGTCAAACCCAGCTAG
- the lexA gene encoding transcriptional repressor LexA produces MATLTKRQKQMVDYLEQYISEHGYAPTLAEIGQHFGLSSLATVHKHLRNLEQKGAIRREHNHSRALEVPRAKGVGAHAIKLQGTVAAGVPIEAIETNESISVPEEFIRRDETFCLRVKGESMIDDGIRDGDYIIVESREFADNGETVIALVGGNEATVKKFYREADGKVRLQPANASMQPIIVDPKDLMIRGVVVGLMRHYR; encoded by the coding sequence ATGGCAACACTTACCAAGCGCCAGAAGCAGATGGTGGACTATTTGGAACAGTATATCAGTGAGCACGGTTATGCTCCGACGTTGGCGGAAATCGGCCAACACTTCGGGCTCTCGTCGCTGGCTACCGTGCACAAGCATCTTCGGAACCTGGAACAGAAGGGTGCCATCCGTCGCGAGCATAATCACAGTCGCGCGCTGGAAGTGCCGCGGGCCAAGGGGGTGGGTGCTCACGCTATCAAGCTCCAGGGTACGGTCGCTGCCGGCGTTCCAATCGAAGCCATCGAAACCAATGAGAGTATCAGCGTGCCGGAAGAGTTTATTCGGCGCGACGAGACCTTCTGCCTGCGGGTCAAGGGTGAGTCGATGATCGATGACGGCATACGCGATGGCGACTACATCATCGTGGAGTCCCGCGAATTCGCTGACAACGGCGAAACCGTCATCGCGCTGGTCGGTGGAAACGAGGCCACCGTGAAAAAGTTCTATCGTGAAGCGGATGGAAAAGTGCGACTGCAGCCCGCCAACGCTTCGATGCAGCCGATCATCGTCGATCCGAAAGATTTGATGATTCGCGGAGTCGTGGTCGGCCTGATGCGCCACTACCGGTAG